A genomic region of Antennarius striatus isolate MH-2024 chromosome 4, ASM4005453v1, whole genome shotgun sequence contains the following coding sequences:
- the arpp19b gene encoding cAMP-regulated phosphoprotein 19b, giving the protein MSEEVDETRTSDEQQEMEDKVISPEKAEEAKLKAKYPNLGAKPGGSDLLRKRLQKGQKYFDSGDYNMAKAKMKNKQLPSAPTEKTEITGGHIPTPQDLPQRKTSIVASKLAG; this is encoded by the exons ATGTCCGAGGAGGTTGATGAGACGAGGACTTCTGATGAGCAGCAG GAAATGGAGGACAAAGTGATCAGTCCGGAGAAGGCGGAGGAGGCTAAACTGAAGGCCAAGTATCCCAATCTGGGAGCCAAGCCTGGAGGCTCAGACCTCTTGAGGAAACGGCTGCAGAAAGGG caaaAGTATTTTGACTCTGGTGACTACAATATGGCCAAGGCAAAGATGAAGAATAAACAGTTGCCATCTGCCCCAACAGAGAAGACTGAGATCACAGGTGGGCACATCCCAACGCCACAAGACCTTCctcaaagaaaaacatcaattGTGGCCAGCAAACTGGCTGGTTGA